The following is a genomic window from Parabacteroides johnsonii DSM 18315.
AGCCGGAGATATTATCGGTTCCGTATATGAGTTTGATAATATAAAGACAACGGTTTTTCCGTTCTTTACCAAGAAAAGCAATTATACGGACGACACGATTATGACGGTCGCCGTGACTGACTGGCTATTGTATGGAGGGAATCTCGTGCAAGTTATGCATCGTTATGGCAGGGAGTTTCCGTGTCCGATGGGAGGCTATGGAGCACGTTTCGGGCAATGGCTTTGTGAAACGAATCCACAGCCTTATAACAGTTGGGGGAATGGTTCGGCTATGCGGGTTAGCGCAGTTGGGTGGGCTTTTGGTTCATTGGAAAAAACATTGCAAGTGGCTGAAGAAACGGCTGCCGTTTCCCATAACCATCCGGAAGGGATCAAAGGGGCTCAAGCTGTGGCTGCTGCCATCTATCTGGCTCGTACAGGAAAAAGCAAACAAGCTATCCGAGAATATATTGAAACGACTTTTTTATATGATTTGAATTTTACCTGTGACGAGATCCGGCCGGACTATCGCTTTAACCCAAGTTGTCAGGGAACTGTCCCGGAGGCGATTGTCGCTTTTTTGGAAAGTACGGATTTTGAAACTGCAATCCGTTTGGCCATTTCTCTCGGTGGCGATTCAGACACGTTGGCCTGCATTACGGGAGGAATAGCAGAAGCCTTTTATGGAATGTCCGAAGATTGGAAAATCGAAGTGTTGAGACGGTTGCCAGAGGCTTTTGTCGAAGTTGTTGAAGAATTTTATCAAAAAATATGATTGTAGGATTTCTTTTTTCGTACATTTGCGATATTCTTTATTGATGAAAACCTATTTATACATTTGAATATGAAACGAGTTCCCTTTTTTTACTATATCATGGCATGCCTGTTATCCATATGCATTACTGCGTGTGATAAGGAAGAGCAACTGATTGAAGATGAAATCCCGGAGATGATTAAGGTTGATCTCTCAAAAAGATATCCTTCTGTGGAAATCCTGAATTATCAGGAATATTCGAACTTTTCTCAAATAAATGTTATAGATAA
Proteins encoded in this region:
- a CDS encoding ADP-ribosylglycohydrolase family protein, with product MIGAIAGDIIGSVYEFDNIKTTVFPFFTKKSNYTDDTIMTVAVTDWLLYGGNLVQVMHRYGREFPCPMGGYGARFGQWLCETNPQPYNSWGNGSAMRVSAVGWAFGSLEKTLQVAEETAAVSHNHPEGIKGAQAVAAAIYLARTGKSKQAIREYIETTFLYDLNFTCDEIRPDYRFNPSCQGTVPEAIVAFLESTDFETAIRLAISLGGDSDTLACITGGIAEAFYGMSEDWKIEVLRRLPEAFVEVVEEFYQKI